A window from Streptomyces sp. NBC_00299 encodes these proteins:
- a CDS encoding hydroxyacid dehydrogenase produces MRRPHTVLAMGAGIHSRLLADNALDRLESVAHVDTRTTVTDFTTADARQLARTEVLFTHWGALPLTEDALHRMPRLRAVVHAAGSVKHHITDAVWRHGITVSSAAAANAVPVAEFTLAAILFAGKRVLDVAHTYAATRTQPDLLPYYNGHGNYHRTVGIVGASRIGRRVLDLLRPFDFDVLLYDPYLGPEQARTLGAAQVGLDELVRRSDVVSVHAPQLPETHHMFDARRIALLKDGATLINTARGSLVDTDALTAHLVTGRIHAVLDVTEPEVPPADSPLYSLPNVLLTPHIAGSLGNELRRMTDWAVEEVVRYAQGLPFAHEVALDELTRSA; encoded by the coding sequence ATGCGCCGACCCCACACCGTGCTGGCCATGGGAGCCGGTATCCACAGCCGACTCCTCGCCGACAACGCCCTCGACCGTCTCGAATCCGTCGCCCACGTCGACACCAGGACCACCGTCACCGACTTCACCACCGCCGACGCCCGTCAACTCGCCCGCACCGAAGTCCTCTTCACCCACTGGGGCGCACTCCCGCTGACCGAGGACGCGCTGCACCGCATGCCCCGACTGCGCGCGGTCGTCCACGCGGCAGGCTCCGTCAAGCACCACATCACCGACGCCGTCTGGCGCCACGGCATCACCGTCTCCTCAGCCGCAGCCGCCAACGCCGTACCCGTCGCCGAATTCACCCTCGCCGCCATCCTGTTCGCAGGCAAGCGCGTCCTCGACGTCGCCCACACCTACGCGGCCACCAGAACCCAGCCCGACCTGCTGCCCTACTACAACGGCCACGGCAACTACCACCGCACTGTCGGCATCGTCGGCGCCTCCCGTATCGGCCGCCGGGTCCTCGACCTGCTGCGCCCGTTCGACTTCGACGTCCTGCTCTACGACCCCTACCTGGGCCCGGAGCAGGCGCGCACCCTCGGCGCCGCGCAGGTCGGGCTCGATGAACTCGTCCGGCGCAGCGACGTGGTCTCCGTCCACGCGCCCCAACTGCCCGAGACGCACCACATGTTCGATGCCCGCCGCATCGCCCTGCTCAAGGACGGCGCCACCCTCATCAACACCGCCCGCGGCAGCCTCGTCGACACCGACGCCCTCACCGCGCACCTGGTCACCGGCCGCATCCACGCCGTCCTCGACGTCACCGAACCCGAGGTACCGCCCGCGGACTCGCCGCTGTACTCCCTGCCCAACGTCCTGCTCACCCCGCACATCGCCGGTTCCCTCGGCAACGAACTCCGCCGGATGACCGACTGGGCGGTCGAGGAGGTCGTGCGGTACGCACAGGGCCTGCCCTTCGCGCACGAGGTCGCGCTGGACGAGCTGACCCGCTCGGCGTGA
- a CDS encoding carbohydrate ABC transporter permease, with protein sequence MAAPIGYAVWMSLFQERSSGLGFGGTERVFAGFGNYTKALADTGFRASFAHIALYCALYIPVMIGGSLALALLVDSALARAKRFFQLALFLPHAIPGLIASIIWIYLYTPGLSPVLEWIGALGGSWDFYANDHVLASLVNLSAWQWMGYNMVIFYAALQAVPREVIEAAVVDGAGALRTALQIKVPMIASAIVMTVLFTCVGAIQIFTEPKLLNQRGAPSIDTEWSPTLFIWKAGFVQHEYGMAAAASLLLAALGVVLSYLVTRIGNRWKAATS encoded by the coding sequence ATGGCGGCGCCCATCGGCTACGCCGTGTGGATGAGCCTGTTCCAGGAGCGCTCCTCAGGGCTCGGCTTCGGCGGCACCGAGCGGGTGTTTGCCGGCTTCGGCAACTACACCAAGGCCCTGGCCGACACCGGCTTCCGCGCATCCTTCGCACACATCGCGCTCTACTGCGCCCTCTACATCCCGGTGATGATCGGCGGCTCCCTCGCCCTGGCCCTCCTGGTCGACTCGGCCCTCGCCCGCGCCAAGCGGTTCTTCCAACTCGCCCTGTTCCTGCCGCACGCGATCCCCGGACTGATCGCTTCGATCATCTGGATCTATCTGTACACGCCGGGACTGAGCCCGGTGCTCGAATGGATCGGCGCGCTCGGCGGCTCCTGGGACTTCTACGCCAACGATCATGTTCTGGCGTCGCTGGTCAATCTGAGCGCCTGGCAGTGGATGGGCTACAACATGGTCATCTTCTACGCCGCCCTGCAGGCCGTTCCGCGCGAAGTGATCGAAGCGGCCGTCGTGGACGGTGCCGGCGCACTGCGCACCGCGCTGCAGATCAAGGTCCCGATGATCGCCTCGGCGATCGTCATGACCGTTCTATTCACCTGCGTCGGAGCGATCCAGATCTTCACCGAGCCGAAGCTCCTCAACCAGCGCGGTGCGCCCTCGATCGACACCGAGTGGTCCCCGACCCTGTTCATCTGGAAGGCCGGATTCGTGCAGCACGAATACGGCATGGCCGCCGCCGCGTCCCTGCTGCTGGCCGCCCTCGGCGTCGTCCTCTCCTACCTCGTCACCCGGATCGGCAACCGGTGGAAGGCGGCCACGTCATGA
- a CDS encoding carbohydrate ABC transporter permease: MSTLTHDTTPTAEPSATPRPTTAARRRRTTPNTLLSKGVVNGLLIVAAGYTLMPVTWLLFAATKDHRDLFATSGFAFGDFNLLANLHQVLTFNDGIYLRWFGNSVLYSVVGSAASTFICVATGYAFDKYDFRGKEKLFGLVLGGVLVPTTVIQLPMYLLATKAGVVNTYWALLLPALVNPFGVYLARVFSEGYVPNEILEAARVDGAGELRTFARIALPMLAPGFMTIFLFSFTASWNNFFGALVMLNDEQLYPVNLGLFMWNSVTQQQPEFYSLVITGSLVAVVPLIVAFVCLQRFWRSGLTAGAVK, from the coding sequence ATGAGCACCCTCACCCACGACACCACGCCCACCGCCGAGCCCTCCGCCACGCCCCGGCCCACCACGGCCGCGCGCCGCCGCCGCACCACCCCGAACACCCTGCTGTCCAAGGGCGTCGTCAACGGCCTGCTGATCGTCGCCGCCGGCTACACCCTTATGCCCGTCACCTGGCTGCTGTTCGCCGCAACCAAGGACCACCGCGATCTCTTCGCCACATCCGGGTTCGCCTTCGGCGACTTCAACCTCCTCGCCAACCTGCACCAGGTGCTCACCTTCAACGACGGCATCTACCTGCGCTGGTTCGGTAACAGCGTGCTCTACTCCGTCGTCGGCTCGGCCGCCTCCACATTCATTTGCGTCGCCACCGGCTACGCCTTCGACAAGTACGACTTCCGGGGCAAGGAGAAACTGTTCGGCCTGGTCCTCGGCGGCGTCCTGGTCCCCACCACGGTCATCCAGCTGCCGATGTATCTCCTCGCCACCAAGGCGGGCGTCGTCAACACCTACTGGGCGCTGCTGCTGCCCGCCCTGGTCAACCCGTTCGGCGTCTACCTCGCCCGTGTCTTCTCCGAGGGCTACGTCCCGAACGAGATCCTGGAAGCGGCCCGCGTCGACGGCGCCGGCGAACTGCGCACCTTCGCCCGCATCGCCCTGCCCATGCTGGCACCGGGCTTCATGACGATCTTCCTGTTCTCGTTCACCGCAAGCTGGAACAACTTCTTCGGCGCCCTCGTCATGCTCAACGACGAGCAGCTCTACCCGGTCAACCTGGGCCTGTTCATGTGGAACAGCGTCACCCAGCAGCAGCCCGAGTTCTACTCGCTCGTCATCACGGGTTCGCTCGTCGCGGTCGTCCCGCTGATCGTCGCCTTCGTCTGCCTGCAGCGCTTCTGGCGTTCCGGCCTGACCGCGGGCGCGGTGAAGTGA
- a CDS encoding HAD-IA family hydrolase gives MPHAAHRVLVVGIDGVRLDVLNRLPTPHLDALAAEGFLAPIEVDADTPTMSGPCWATVVTGVTVAKHGVWSNDFTGNRLDVFPDFATRLPAQDGRRTFVAAGWQPLMQAHHGGPLFRAPSSTAYVSPTADTPEAWEHCDEQITEAAVRVLAGAGAGAGACTGADANADVPADTEAGAAGGVDDDLVASFVYLGAPDETAHFLGCGEAYEASIRRADARLGRLIAAVRSRPSYADEQWTFLVVTDHGHVDAGGHGGRTPEERTAWLVAAGPGIGPAPRPLRHADVAAQVFAALGRHPDRHWTLDGRPFAAAPHAVLLDMDGTLVDTESLWLRTVREAVPRIDADDLFDVLGRSATEAAARLLPLTGDDDPKSLAADLEASFLTAVQCEAAPLPGALALLDLLQESGIPTALVSASSRPVMDAVLKTLGADRFRTTVAEGETPRGKPAADPYLAAARSLGVDPAACLAVEDSPTGVAAAEAAGCRVLAVPSYAPIDPGPRRTVRRGLEGIGREELWAAGL, from the coding sequence GTGCCTCACGCCGCGCACCGCGTCCTCGTCGTCGGCATCGACGGCGTACGCCTGGACGTACTGAACCGCCTGCCCACCCCGCACCTCGACGCCCTGGCCGCCGAAGGCTTCCTCGCCCCGATCGAGGTGGACGCCGACACGCCCACCATGTCCGGCCCCTGCTGGGCGACCGTCGTCACCGGCGTCACGGTCGCCAAACACGGCGTGTGGAGCAACGACTTCACCGGCAACCGCCTCGACGTCTTCCCCGACTTCGCCACCCGCCTCCCCGCCCAGGACGGCCGCCGCACCTTCGTCGCCGCAGGCTGGCAGCCCCTGATGCAGGCACACCACGGCGGGCCCCTCTTCCGCGCCCCGTCCTCAACCGCGTACGTCTCTCCGACGGCCGACACTCCGGAAGCCTGGGAACACTGCGACGAGCAGATCACCGAGGCGGCGGTACGCGTACTGGCCGGTGCCGGTGCCGGTGCCGGTGCCTGCACGGGCGCCGATGCCAATGCCGATGTCCCCGCCGATACCGAAGCGGGAGCCGCAGGGGGAGTCGACGATGACCTCGTGGCGTCGTTCGTCTACCTCGGCGCACCCGACGAGACAGCGCACTTCCTGGGCTGCGGCGAGGCGTACGAGGCCTCGATCCGCCGCGCCGACGCCCGCCTCGGCCGGCTGATCGCCGCCGTGCGCTCCCGGCCGTCGTATGCCGACGAACAGTGGACGTTCCTCGTCGTGACCGACCACGGCCATGTCGACGCCGGAGGCCATGGCGGCCGTACGCCCGAGGAGCGCACGGCATGGCTGGTCGCCGCCGGCCCGGGGATCGGCCCGGCGCCGCGTCCGCTACGACATGCCGATGTCGCGGCCCAGGTGTTCGCCGCCCTCGGCCGACACCCCGACCGACACTGGACCCTCGACGGCCGCCCCTTCGCCGCCGCCCCGCACGCAGTGCTCCTCGACATGGACGGCACGCTCGTCGACACCGAGTCGCTGTGGCTGCGTACGGTCCGTGAGGCCGTGCCCCGGATCGACGCCGACGACCTCTTCGATGTCCTGGGCCGTTCGGCCACCGAGGCCGCCGCCCGCCTCCTGCCCCTGACCGGCGACGACGATCCGAAGTCCCTCGCCGCCGACCTGGAGGCCTCCTTCCTGACGGCCGTCCAGTGTGAAGCAGCCCCGCTCCCCGGCGCCCTCGCGCTCCTCGATCTGCTCCAGGAGTCGGGCATCCCGACGGCGCTCGTCTCGGCGTCCTCCCGACCGGTGATGGACGCCGTACTCAAGACGCTGGGCGCCGACAGATTCCGTACGACGGTCGCCGAGGGCGAGACTCCGCGCGGCAAGCCCGCCGCCGACCCCTACCTCGCCGCCGCCCGGTCCCTGGGCGTGGACCCCGCGGCCTGTCTCGCCGTCGAGGACTCGCCCACGGGGGTCGCCGCGGCCGAGGCGGCGGGTTGCCGGGTGCTCGCCGTCCCCTCGTACGCGCCCATCGACCCCGGTCCTCGGCGCACCGTGCGGCGGGGCCTGGAGGGAATCGGGAGGGAGGAGCTGTGGGCGGCCGGGCTGTGA